The Thermasporomyces composti region CGCGAACCGGGCACAAGGTGCGGCGCGTTGGTCATCGACTCCATCCCACCCGCGACCACCAGGTCGAACTCGCCGGCGCGGATGAGCTGGTCGGCCAGCGCGATCGCGGACAGGCCGGACAGGCACACCTTGTTGACGGTGAGGGCGGGCACGGTCATGGGGATGCCCGCCTTGACCGCCGCCTGACGGGCGGTGATTTGTCCGGTGCCGGCTTGCAGAACGTGTCCCATCACGACGTACTGCACGCGGTCGGGCGGGACTCCGGTCCGGTCCAGTGCGGCCCTGATGGCGATGCCGCCCAGGTCGACGGCCGAGAAGTCCTTGAGCGAGCCCAGCAGCCGCCCCATGGGTGTGCGGGCACCACCGACGATGACGGAACTCACGTCTGCCACCCTACGCTCGCCCCGTCACCGGGCGCAGCTGTCGCGCCTCCCGGGCCCACCACCACCGGGTGTCACACACCACACGGTCGGGAGCCCAGCAGTCGGGTGGAACAACACCCAGGCATGAGCGAGGCGGCGATGGCGCAGGATGGAGGCATGGCTGACGAACCGCCACGACCCTTGCTCCAGACGATCGACCACGTGGGGGTGGCCGTCCACGATCTCGACGCGGCGACGAAGTGGTACTCCGAGACCTTCGGCATGCGGGTGATCCACACCGAGGTCAACGAGGAACAAGGGGTACGCGAGGCGATGCTGAGCGTTGGCTCCGGCGAGGGCCCGCTCCTCCAACTACTCGCACCTTTGAACGACGCCTCGCCGGTGGCGCGGTTCCTGGCTTCCCGCGGAGAGGGACTCCACCAGGTTGCCTATGCGGTCGACGACGTGGACGAGGCGACCGCGATCCTGCGCGAGCGCGGGCTGGACCCTCTCTACCCACACGCCCGACGCGGCACCGCTGGCACGAGAGTGAACTTCCTGCACCCCAAGAGCGCCGGTGGCGTCCTCGTCGAGCTCGTCGAACGCTCTCCTCACCGAATCGACGGCCGGGCCGACCAACACGTCGACCGGCAGGTCGGACCTGCCACTGTCCGACACCCGGGTGAGACGCGAGGGGATGCACCGCACGAGGAGTCCGACCGCCCGGGCCGAGAAACATGAGAAACCCTCGCGGTGCCGCCCCACGATGAGCTATCGCGTGCCATGGTTGACACCGAGGGCAGGTCCGAAGGACATATCCAGATGGATTCGTCCACGGGACGTCGCCGAGCACCGGGCAGGACCCACGACACCTCTGTCCTGGGAAGAGGCCTGGTGATATCACGGGATGGCAGGCACCATGGGCAGACCGGCGAGGCGGTGAGGAGAGCACATGTCTGAACCCGACGAGGGCCTGTACCTTCTCGACCACGGCAGCGCGGTCGGCACCTTCACCAATGTTCTCCTCGGGTACGACCGGCAAGAGGTCGACGCAAGCATCCGCACCCTTGAGGCGCGACTCGACGAGCGAGACCGGACGATCGCCCAGCTTCAGCGCGACCTCGTCGCGATGCAGCGCGCGCTCGAAGCCGCCGGCGAGCCGACGTGGGCCAAACTCGGGAGGCGTGCCCAGGAGATCCTGCGCCTGGCCGAGGAGCAGGCGATCGACATCGAGACCCGGGCCGAGGAGACGGCCGCGGAGCTCCGGGCCGCGGCGCAGGCCGAGGCTCGACGGGTGACGGACGACGCCGAGCGGATGGCGGCCGAGACACGCCGACGCGCGAGTGACGAGGCTGAGAAGGTACGCAACGCGGCCGAGGAGGAGGCGGACCGCATCATCAAGGCGGCGCAGAAGCGTCGCGAGGACATCCTGGCGCAGGCCAAGGAGACCGCCGCCCGCCAGCTTCGGGAGCTCGAGAAACAGCTGGAGAGCCGGCGCCAGAGCGCCGAGCACGAAGTGGCGACCATGCTCGCCACCGCCGAGCGCGAGGTGGCCGAACGCCGCAGCAAGGTGGCCAGCATCCTCGAGAAGGCGCAGCGCGAGGCGGCCACCATCCACGCCAACGCCGCGGCCGAAGCCGACCGCATCACCGAAGAGGCCGAACGGGTCCTGCACGACGCCGAGAAGCGGGCCCGAGAGATCGAGGAGGCGACCGAGCAACGCCTGCGCGCCACGAACGACCGGGTGGCGCAGGTTCTCGCCCGAGCTCGTCGCGACGCTGAGCAGATCCGCAAGGACGCCCGCGCCGAGGCCGAGCGGATCATCCGCGACGCGCACGCCCGAGCGCGCGAGGACCTCACCGCGACCGAACGCCAGATCACCAGCCTGCGCCGGCAGCGTGACGAGCTCATCGAGAGTCTCACCCGGCTGCGTGACAATGTGCAGGCCATCACAGGAGTTCCCGACCAGCCGCGTCCAGGCGCCACGGGACGCTCAGGTAGCGTCGCGGGTGCGGCAGCCGGGTCGGGTGTGACACCGGGCGGGGGCGCTCCAGCGCGCTCCGCCGCCTCCCCCGACGCTCCTCGCGCGGGCGGCGGCGGCCCCTCCGAGGCGCAGAAGACCGCGCCCGGCCTGCCACTGCCACCTGAACGCGCCGACCAGCCGGGGGCGGGCCTCGTCAAGCACCACTGGGCCCGCTGACGCAGGCCAGACAACCACGGTATGAGCGAGAACGATGTGACGACGCACGCTGCCTCCGACGCCTCCCACACGTCAGGCGACGCGCCGCGCACCGCCACACCAGACTCCGCCACACCGGAAGCTGTGGTCGTCGACGAGCCGAGTGGGCCTACCCCCGAGGCGCCCACCGGCTCGACGTCGGCTGTGTCCACTCCGCCGGGCCCCGAGAGCTCGACCAACGGGACGGCGAGTCCCGCCGCGGACGTCCCGCGCCTGGGCACGCCGGGACCACGGCTGAGCCGGCGGTCGCCGTTCTACATCGGGTTCTTCGGCGCGCTCGGCGCCCTGCTGGCGTGGCAGCTGGCCAACATGCTCGCCGAAGTGCGTAGCGTGCTGCTGCTCTTGGTCGTCTCGCTCTACCTGGCCGTGGGCCTCAACCCGCTCGTCGAGTGGTTCGTCCGACGCAGGATCCGCCGTGGGCTCGCCGTCGCCCTCGTCTTCCTCGGCTTGCTGGTGATCTTCGGCCTCGTCGGGCTCGCGATCGTGCCTGTCGTCGTCGAGCAGGGCACGGTGCTGGTCAACGAACGGGTCCCCGGTTGGCTGAACCAGCTGCGCACCGACCCCAACTTCGTCCGGCTCGATGATCGGTACAACATCACCCAACGAGTCCAGGACTACCTGAGCGGCGACCTCTTGGACGAGCGCCTCTTCGGGGGTGTCTTGGGCGCCGGACGGATCGTCTTCAGCACGCTCGCCAGCGTGTTCACCGTCCTGGTGCTCACGCTGTACTTCCTCGGCTCGCTGCCGGCCACCAAGCGGGCGCTCTACTCGCTGGTGCCACGCTCCCGCCGGGATCGAGTCACCCGCCTGGGTGACGAGATCCTCGACCGGGTCGGTGGCTACGTCGGTGGTCAGATCGCGGTGGCGGCGGTCGCGGCGACCGCGGCGTTCGTCTTCTTCATGATCGTCGGGCTCCGCGACTACGCGGTGGCGCTCGCCATCGTCGTCGCGGTCCTCGGCCTCATCCCCCTCATCGGTGGGGCCATCTCGGCGGGCGTGGCGACCCTGGTCGGGCTGCTCACCGACCCGAAGATCGGGATCGCCTGCTTGGTCTACTTCATCGTCTACCAGCAGGTCGAGAACTACCTGGTCTATCCCCGCATCATGCAACGGTCGGTCAACGTGCCCGGCGCCGTCATCGTGATCGCGGCCATGGTGGGCGGCTCGCTGCTCGGCATCGTCGGTGCGCTACTCGCCGTGCCCACGGCCGCCGCCATCTTGTTGATCGTCCGTGAAGTGATCCAACCGCGGCTCGACGCCAGCTAGCTCCCGTCCGCGACGTCGGCGGGCTCGGACCCGAGCACGAGCGTCGAATGCGAGCGGGGTGACGCCGAGACGACGAAGGGCCCGACGTCGAGGACGACGCCGGGCCCCACGGGAGAAGAGGGTCTGCGTTACGCCAGACGTGGGTCCTCCGCCGACAGGGTCTCCCCGGTCTCGAACCACCCGGTCGGACGACGCGAGACGTGCGGCAGCGTGCGCTCCGTCGAGGTGGGTGCGGCCCACTCCACGGCGTTCGAGATCACCCGCAGCACGTCGGGGTGGTGGTAGACGGGGTACTCCTGGTCGCCTGGGCTGAAGTAGAAGACCCGTCCCCGACCTCGGCGGTAGACGCAGCCGCTGCGGAAGACCTCACCGCCACTGAAGGAGCTGATGAAGATCAGCTCGTCCGGCGCGGGGATGTCGAAGAACTCGCCGTACATCTCCTGCTGCGGGATGATGATCGGGTTCGGGACGCCCCGCGCGATCGGGTGGTTGGGAGCCACCGTCCACACCAGCTCACGGTCGTTCGCGCTCCGCCAGTCCAGGGAGCAGGTGGTCCCCATGAGCTTCTTGAAGATCTTGGAGAAGTGACCGGAGTGCAGGACGATCAAGCCCATCCCCGACAGGACCTGCGCGTGTACCCGGTCGACCACCTCGTCGGAGACCTGGTCGTGCGCCGCGTGCCCCCACCAGGTGAGCACGTCGGTCTCGGCCAGTACCTCCTCGGTCAAGCCGTGCTCCGGCTCCTGCAAGGTCGCTGTCCGAACGACCACCCGGTCACCGAGGTTCGCGGTGATCCCGGCGGCGATGGCCGTGTGCATGCCGTCGGGATAGATCTTCTTGACCGACTCGTCGCGTTGCTCGTGGACGTTCTCGCCCCAGACCGTCACCCGGATGGGGGACACGCTCATGTGCTGCTCCTTGGGAGAAAGACGTGGGGGTGTTGATGGCCTCGAAGGACACTCGAAGGACGGTGGCACGGCACGGTTGCCGGCCGCCCACGGACCCTCGTGGTCGGTGGTCAGAGCCTGTCGACGACCGCGACCTCGGTGCCCTTCAGGGCCGACTCGTAGCACGCGTCGATGATCCGGGCACGCGCCAGCCCGTCGCGACCGACGTGTGACGACCAGTCCCCGCCACGGATGGCGGCGACGAAGTCACGGACGACGGCGGCGTGTCCGCCGCTGCGCGGCACGACCGGCCGGACCACCGCTGGCTCTCCCGCCACGTCGGTGTAGATGCGAAGAGTGTCCTCGTTCTGGTAGTTCTTCACGGCGATCTCGGCGCCGCCGTCGGTACCGAACAAGGTCACCCCGAAGTGGTCACTGGGGTCGCGATACGTCGCCCAGCTGGTCTCGAGCGTGAGCACGCTGCCGTTCTCGAGCCTCAGGAACGCCGTCGCGAGGTCCTCCACCTCATAGGCAGATCCGACGACCTGCTTGGCGCTGTAGGAGGCCCCACCGAGCCCACGCGGGCCAAGCTCCGCGAAGGTCGACGCGCTCACGCTCAGCACCCGCGGTTCGCCGAGCAGGTGCAGCGCCATGTCGAGCACGTGGACGCCGAGGTCGATGAGAGGACCGCCACCGGCCATCTCGCGGTTGGTGAACCAGCTTCCCAAGCCGGGGATGCCGTTGCGCCGCAGCCAGTGCGCCTTCGCGTAGTAGATCCGGCCGAGGGCACCGGAGTCGATGTGCCGCTTCAGCAGGGTGACGTCGCCACGCTGGCGATGGTTGAACACCACCTTGAGGACGCGGTTGGCGTTCACCGCCGCGTCGACGATGGACTGTGCCTCGTCGCCGGTGCGCGCCAGCGGCTTCTCGCACAGCACGTGGCACCCGCTCTGCAGCGCCGCGATGGCGATGGGCGCGTGCAGCTGCGTCGGGGTCGCCACGCTGACCGCGTCGAGATCCTCGCGCTCGAGCATGTCCTCCCAGTGCTCGTACAGGCCTGGGATGGAGTGCTGCTTGCCGAGCTCGGCGAGACGGTCCTTCTCCAGGCCCGCCAAAGCGACGACCTCGACGTCAGGGAGTGCAAGGAAGCCTTGCAGCGCCGCGTTGCCCGCGAAGCCGAGGCCCACGATGCCGACGCGGAGGGGACGGGACGAATCAGAGGAACCAGGCTGTTCAGACTGAGCGGCCACCGATGTGGTGGCCGCCGACATATCACCGCTCATCGGCGACAAGTCTAGGGAGCCGTGCGGGTCGGCCTATACCGCCGCAGGCGGCTCCTTCGTGGCCGATCTCGGTCAGCGACGTGACCGCGGTCGGACATTTCACCTCATCCGGACGGACGCTCCGGGAGGGGGACGTCGGCGAACGCGGCGACCGTGCGGTCCGCGTACGCGCTCGCGTCGGCGTACTCCATCGGGCCGGCCCACGACGTCGGGAGCGGTCCCGCCTCGGGCGCCACACGGGCCACGATCTCGTCGAGAACCCGCTCGGCGTCGCCGACCCAGAGGTGCTTGGCGCCGTCGACGCCGACAACCTCGGCTTGCGGAATGGCCGCGAAGCGCTCTCGCGCCTCGTCAGGACGCAGGTAGTCGTCCAGCTCCGGGACCAGCGCGGTGACCGGTTTGCCCGACTGGGCCCAGGCGGCCAGGTGCTCCGGCTGGGAGAACCGGAGTGAGGGGGAGAGCAGGATCGCGCCCTCCACCGTGGGGTCGCACCCGTACATCAAGACCAAGTCCGAGCCGAACGACCAGCCGACCAGCCAGATCCGCGGCAGGCCGGTGAACTCCGCGTACTCGATGGCCGCGGCGACGTCGAAACGCTCGCCCCGCCCTCCGTCGAACTCGCCTTGGCTGCGCCCCTGCACGCTCTCGGTCCCCCGGGTGTTGAACCGCAGGACCGCGATCTTGGCGAGGGCCGGGAGACGGTACGCCGCCTTCCGATAGACGTGGCTGTCCATCATCCCCCCGTGGGTCGGTAGGGGATGGACGCAGATCAGTGTCGCGACCGGATCGTCCTCGAGTGGCACGGCGAGCTCGCCGACGAGCTCGAGGCCGTCCGCGGTGTGGAGCGTGATCGGCGCACGCCGAGCCGGCAGGACGCTGTTGGCTCGGATCGGTTGGGCGGGGTTGGACACGTCTCCTGATTGTGCCGGCCAGCGCTGCCCGCGTCGGCGCCGGCCTCGAGCGCTCGTTCGCAGGCACCGGGCGAGCCTTCTCGCCGCGCCCGCGGTCTAGCGACGCCACCGGCGGTCGCGGGCGCGCCAGCAGGAGGTGTGCCAGTGGCGGCGCTCGTCGAGGCCGGACCCAACGAAGGAGAGCGGTTCGACCGGCCACGCCACGATGTGCGGGGTCGCCGGCGGGATCAGCTGGTCACACCCCGGACACCGGTACGACTTCACGCTCGTCGATCCGGTGATCTGCCGAACGACCCACTCCCCGTCCGGCCATTCCTCCACGCGCTCATAGCCACCCGCCAACGGCCGCGGCTGCTGGCCCGAGCTGCGGCGACCCCGAGGACGGCGACGGCTCACCCTGCGATTCTCTCCCTGCTGTAGCAACACCAGTGTCTTTCACGGTCGCAGGCATTCTCTCCACCCGCCGTCGTCGCTCGCCTACCCTGGTCGCGTGCCCCGATACGAGTACCGGTGCCGCTCCTGCGGCGCGACCTTCGAGCACACCAGGCCGATGAGCGAGGCCAACCTGCCGGCGACCTGCCCGCAGGGCCACGACGACACGGTCAAGTTGCTGTCGACGATCTCCGTCGGCGGCCGCGCCACGAGCGCGAGCGGCTCCGCCGGCGGTGGCTGCTGCGGCGGGGCGTGCGGCTGCGGCGGCTGAGCTCCTCGGGCCGCTGACGGCGAGGGCCGAGCCATCCTCGGCTCGGCCCGCACACGCCGTCAGGTCGAGGCCTGGAGGGCCACGACCCTCAACTCTCGCCCCCGACCAGGCCGTAGGCCCGGATCGAGGTCCACTGGACTCGATGACCCCGGTTGTCGTGCGCGCGCAGACGCAGGGAGACGAAACCCCCAGGGTTGTCCGGATGCGTCACCGTCGCCCGCCACCGACCGGCCGGCGTCCGCGTCACCGAGGCCTGTCGCCAGGTCTCGCCGTCGTCGTACGACACGTCCAGCGTCACGCTGGTCACCTGCCCCACGTCCTCCGCGGGGAGCGGCAGCAACTCCAGGACGAACGGCTCACCCGCCGGCGCGCGGCCGGTGAGGTCGAAGTCCCCGGTGGCCGCGACGTTCAGCAGCGGGAGCCTGACGTCATCCACCGGACCCACCATGGGGAACGTCCACCGCGCGTCCACGCTGGTGGCGTACCGAGACCACGGAACGTCCTGCGTCGCGGTGAGCTCGACCACGTAGGTGTGGCGTCCGTCGAGTGGCACCTCCGTGTCGAGGAAGAACGGATCGGCGGACTCCGCGATGACCTCACCGTCGCGGGCCAAGGTGACCCGCCCCTCGACGCCGTTGAGGCTCCAGACCGAGAACGGCCCCTGCCCAGGTGACGGGTTGCCCGGTGTGAACCAGAGGCTCGTCAGGCCCTCGATGGAGGCGCCGTCCCCTTGGGGACGGAAGGCCGCGCGTCCGTACGCGCGTCGGACCCGTGACCCCGGAGCGTGCGACCTCGCCAGATCGAACTCTGTGTACGCGATGTCCACAGCCGAGGGACCCGCATCGAAGTCCGCGGACCACAGCAGGACGTCGCTGTCGAACCTCGCGCTGGCCAGGTGCGTGCGCGAACCCGGCACGGGAACGTCGTAGGACCTCCCGACACCGACGGTGGTGCCACCGGGGAGCTCGGCGAACCGCGTCCAGCTCCCCCACCAGTCGATGTCCGCGCCCGGCCGGGCGAACGTGGCCTCATCCCGGAAGAGGTCGGCGTTGCGGACGGCGTAGGTCGGGTCGTCTGGTACCCGCCCTTGCTCCCCCACGACGAGCTCGTAGGTCGCGTCGTCGGTCGCCATCACCTGGTACACGACGAACAGGTACGTCCGGTCCGTGACCGGCTCCGTCGCCAATGCGTACAGCGGGGACCGCTGTGCGCCGGGGACCTCGACGAACGTCGTGGACGGGTAACCGCCCAGCAGCTCCGTCGTGCCGAAGGTGGTGGCCTCGGTTCGGGCGTCCCGCGCCTCGACGGTCGCCTGCACCCGCTCCGCGGCTCGGGCGTCCAAGGTGATGGTCACGTCCTTCGCCACCGCGATGATGGGATCGGCCAGGTGGGTGAAGCTCGGCGGCTTAATGGGCCCGTGACGGGTGACGAGGATCGTGCTGAACGTGTAGGTGCCCTTGGGCACGCGCGCCACGAGGCCCTCCTCGCCCGCCCGTAGATCGAAGATCCGACCGGACTCGGGGTCCGCGACGAACGGGGGTACTAGGAACGCCTCGTCCACCCGTTCGACGAGCTCACCGTTGCGGTCCAGGATCCGCAGGGTGAGGTCGTAGGACTCCCGCTCGATCGACACCGCCAACGGGGTCTGGATGACGACATCCCCGGAACCCTGGGCGGTGATCCGACCACCGTAGTAACTCCCGGCCTCGCCCTTGCGGGGATCGACGGTGACCTCGACCTGGGCGCGGCCGCGCGCCGGCACGACCAGCGTCGTGCGGTCAAGGGTCACCAGCCCGTCCGGAGCGGGCTCGCCCTCAGCGTCGGTGACGGTGAGCTGGAGCGTCAGCGTCACGTCAGTCGCGCTGGTGTTGCGGTACGTCAGCGTCTGGGTCCGTGGCGCCTGGTGTGGCCACCGCATGAACATCGAGAGGTTGGCTTGCTCGGCGTTGACCCGCTGGGTGACCGCTCGGGCCGCGTCGAGCTGCCCGGCCCCCTGGTCGAAGACACCCTCGCCCGGGGTGGGCGATGCGGTGCTGGTGAGCACCGCCTTGAGCTGGGCCGGCGTCCAGGTCGGCCGGAGCTGAGCGAGCAGCGCGGCGGCGCCCGCGACGTGCGGCGCCGCCATGGAGGTGCCGCTCATCCGCGCGTAGTGCTCACCTACCGGTTCTTCCGGCTCGGTCCCCGTCGCTCGAGCGGACACGATGCCCACGCCGGGCGCGGCGATGTCGGGCTTCAGCGCGACGTCGCCCGCACGTGGGCCGCGGGAGGAGAACTCCGCCGTCCTCCCCTCGGAGTCGACGGCTCCCACGGTCAGCGCCGCGTCCGCCGCGCCGGGCGACCCGACCGAGAACGGGCTCGAACCGTTGTTCCCGGCCGCGACGACGAAGAGCGGGCCGTCGTCGGTGCTCAGCCGGTTGAGAGCGAGCGAGACCGGGTCGGTGCCGTCGGACGCGTTCCAAGTGCTGATGCTCATGTTGACGATGCGCGCGTCCTGGGCAGCGGCCCACTCCATGCCGGCGATCAGGCTCGACTCGGTGCCGGTGCCTTCATCGTCGAGCACCTTGCCGTCGAGGAGCACGGCGTCGGGCGCCATGCCCCGGTAGCGGCCACCGGACGCGGCTCCGCTGCCGGTGACGATGCCAGCGACATGCGTACCGTGGCCGAGGCCGTCCCTAGCCTCGTCACCACCAGTGATGAAGTTGCGCTCGGCGACCACGGCACCCTGAAGGTCGGGGTGGTCGTTGTCGATCCCGCTGTCGAGGATCGCCACGGTCACGCCCTTGCCGGTGAACCCGAGCTCCCAGGCCTGCGGCGCCTTCGTCTGCGGCACGCTCTGGTCGAGGCTGGCGTGCACCGGGCCGTCGAGCCAGACCTTCGCCACGCCGGACTCGAACGCTCCCCCGCTCGGGGTGGTTCGGCCCGGCTGGCCGGCCGAGGGGCCGGCCAGCCACCGCCAGAACCCGCCGGCGTCGGTCTTGCGGACGGTGTACGCGGTAGCCCGGACGCTGGCGAGCGTGTGGCCGGCCCGCACCGTCCGAGGCGACGGGACGGACCGCTGACCGGGGGCGTACTGGACGATGACCGGGAGCCGCGGCATGGCGGCGTCGTCGTAGCCGGCGGCGACGAGGTCGGTGACCTGGAAGAGTCGACGGTCGAGCTTGCCCTGGAGCAGGAACGGCGCGGCGTCGGAGGGTACGACCTCGATCCGCTCGCCGCGCTGGTGGATCGCGAACTGGATCCCCTCCCGACCAGGGCCGGGCATGGGAACGGCGATCGTGTGCCCGTCCCTCGTGACCAGGCGTACCCGGTCGCCCGTGATGAGGGTGACGAACGCCGCTGTCGGGCGCTCGTCGCTTGGCCCGGAGGTCGTCCGGCCCTTGCCCGGCCCGGCGCCGCTTGACCCCGTCTCC contains the following coding sequences:
- the mce gene encoding methylmalonyl-CoA epimerase; this translates as MADEPPRPLLQTIDHVGVAVHDLDAATKWYSETFGMRVIHTEVNEEQGVREAMLSVGSGEGPLLQLLAPLNDASPVARFLASRGEGLHQVAYAVDDVDEATAILRERGLDPLYPHARRGTAGTRVNFLHPKSAGGVLVELVERSPHRIDGRADQHVDRQVGPATVRHPGETRGDAPHEESDRPGRET
- a CDS encoding AI-2E family transporter, with the protein product MSENDVTTHAASDASHTSGDAPRTATPDSATPEAVVVDEPSGPTPEAPTGSTSAVSTPPGPESSTNGTASPAADVPRLGTPGPRLSRRSPFYIGFFGALGALLAWQLANMLAEVRSVLLLLVVSLYLAVGLNPLVEWFVRRRIRRGLAVALVFLGLLVIFGLVGLAIVPVVVEQGTVLVNERVPGWLNQLRTDPNFVRLDDRYNITQRVQDYLSGDLLDERLFGGVLGAGRIVFSTLASVFTVLVLTLYFLGSLPATKRALYSLVPRSRRDRVTRLGDEILDRVGGYVGGQIAVAAVAATAAFVFFMIVGLRDYAVALAIVVAVLGLIPLIGGAISAGVATLVGLLTDPKIGIACLVYFIVYQQVENYLVYPRIMQRSVNVPGAVIVIAAMVGGSLLGIVGALLAVPTAAAILLIVREVIQPRLDAS
- a CDS encoding ThuA domain-containing protein, translating into MSVSPIRVTVWGENVHEQRDESVKKIYPDGMHTAIAAGITANLGDRVVVRTATLQEPEHGLTEEVLAETDVLTWWGHAAHDQVSDEVVDRVHAQVLSGMGLIVLHSGHFSKIFKKLMGTTCSLDWRSANDRELVWTVAPNHPIARGVPNPIIIPQQEMYGEFFDIPAPDELIFISSFSGGEVFRSGCVYRRGRGRVFYFSPGDQEYPVYHHPDVLRVISNAVEWAAPTSTERTLPHVSRRPTGWFETGETLSAEDPRLA
- a CDS encoding Gfo/Idh/MocA family protein, yielding MSGDMSAATTSVAAQSEQPGSSDSSRPLRVGIVGLGFAGNAALQGFLALPDVEVVALAGLEKDRLAELGKQHSIPGLYEHWEDMLEREDLDAVSVATPTQLHAPIAIAALQSGCHVLCEKPLARTGDEAQSIVDAAVNANRVLKVVFNHRQRGDVTLLKRHIDSGALGRIYYAKAHWLRRNGIPGLGSWFTNREMAGGGPLIDLGVHVLDMALHLLGEPRVLSVSASTFAELGPRGLGGASYSAKQVVGSAYEVEDLATAFLRLENGSVLTLETSWATYRDPSDHFGVTLFGTDGGAEIAVKNYQNEDTLRIYTDVAGEPAVVRPVVPRSGGHAAVVRDFVAAIRGGDWSSHVGRDGLARARIIDACYESALKGTEVAVVDRL
- a CDS encoding alpha/beta hydrolase; the encoded protein is MSNPAQPIRANSVLPARRAPITLHTADGLELVGELAVPLEDDPVATLICVHPLPTHGGMMDSHVYRKAAYRLPALAKIAVLRFNTRGTESVQGRSQGEFDGGRGERFDVAAAIEYAEFTGLPRIWLVGWSFGSDLVLMYGCDPTVEGAILLSPSLRFSQPEHLAAWAQSGKPVTALVPELDDYLRPDEARERFAAIPQAEVVGVDGAKHLWVGDAERVLDEIVARVAPEAGPLPTSWAGPMEYADASAYADRTVAAFADVPLPERPSG
- a CDS encoding FmdB family zinc ribbon protein, whose translation is MPRYEYRCRSCGATFEHTRPMSEANLPATCPQGHDDTVKLLSTISVGGRATSASGSAGGGCCGGACGCGG
- a CDS encoding S8 family serine peptidase is translated as MRALLRRVSLAVVACALAAAGLPNAQATAASPVALGPVTSPPSHVADVLSTEAWPGETGSSGAGPGKGRTTSGPSDERPTAAFVTLITGDRVRLVTRDGHTIAVPMPGPGREGIQFAIHQRGERIEVVPSDAAPFLLQGKLDRRLFQVTDLVAAGYDDAAMPRLPVIVQYAPGQRSVPSPRTVRAGHTLASVRATAYTVRKTDAGGFWRWLAGPSAGQPGRTTPSGGAFESGVAKVWLDGPVHASLDQSVPQTKAPQAWELGFTGKGVTVAILDSGIDNDHPDLQGAVVAERNFITGGDEARDGLGHGTHVAGIVTGSGAASGGRYRGMAPDAVLLDGKVLDDEGTGTESSLIAGMEWAAAQDARIVNMSISTWNASDGTDPVSLALNRLSTDDGPLFVVAAGNNGSSPFSVGSPGAADAALTVGAVDSEGRTAEFSSRGPRAGDVALKPDIAAPGVGIVSARATGTEPEEPVGEHYARMSGTSMAAPHVAGAAALLAQLRPTWTPAQLKAVLTSTASPTPGEGVFDQGAGQLDAARAVTQRVNAEQANLSMFMRWPHQAPRTQTLTYRNTSATDVTLTLQLTVTDAEGEPAPDGLVTLDRTTLVVPARGRAQVEVTVDPRKGEAGSYYGGRITAQGSGDVVIQTPLAVSIERESYDLTLRILDRNGELVERVDEAFLVPPFVADPESGRIFDLRAGEEGLVARVPKGTYTFSTILVTRHGPIKPPSFTHLADPIIAVAKDVTITLDARAAERVQATVEARDARTEATTFGTTELLGGYPSTTFVEVPGAQRSPLYALATEPVTDRTYLFVVYQVMATDDATYELVVGEQGRVPDDPTYAVRNADLFRDEATFARPGADIDWWGSWTRFAELPGGTTVGVGRSYDVPVPGSRTHLASARFDSDVLLWSADFDAGPSAVDIAYTEFDLARSHAPGSRVRRAYGRAAFRPQGDGASIEGLTSLWFTPGNPSPGQGPFSVWSLNGVEGRVTLARDGEVIAESADPFFLDTEVPLDGRHTYVVELTATQDVPWSRYATSVDARWTFPMVGPVDDVRLPLLNVAATGDFDLTGRAPAGEPFVLELLPLPAEDVGQVTSVTLDVSYDDGETWRQASVTRTPAGRWRATVTHPDNPGGFVSLRLRAHDNRGHRVQWTSIRAYGLVGGES